A stretch of Mesoplodon densirostris isolate mMesDen1 chromosome 7, mMesDen1 primary haplotype, whole genome shotgun sequence DNA encodes these proteins:
- the TMEM179B gene encoding transmembrane protein 179B: MALPWLQRVELVFFATAFLCGAVAAAALTRTQGSFSGSCPLYGVAALNGSSLVLSRPSAPSLCYFVAGASGLLALYCLLLLLFWVYSSCIEDSHRGPIGLRIALAISAIAIFLVLVSACILRFGTSSLCKSIISLNITSCSDAQKTPWIPPGTTLQFYSNLHNAETSSWVNLVLWCVVLVLQVVQWKSEATPYRPLERGDPVWSSETDALVGPRLSHS, translated from the exons ATGGCTCTGCCTTGGCTGCAGCGCGTCGAGCTCGTGTTCTTTGCTACCGCCTTCTTGTGCGGAGCCGTGGCGGCCGCGGCACTGACCCGGACCCAG GGCTCCTTCAGCGGCAGCTGTCCCCTGTATGGTGTGGCTGCCCTGAATGGCTCCTCCCTGGTCTTGTCCCGACCCTCGGCCCCATCTCTCTGCTACTTTGTGGCTGGGGCCTCTGGCCTGCTGGCCCTCTACTGTCTCCTGCTTCTGCTCTTCTGGGTCTACAGCAGCTGCATCGAGGATTCCCACAG AGGCCCGATAGGGCTCCGCATTGCACTGGCCATCTCAGCTATAGCCATCTTCCTGGTCTTAGTGTCTGCCTGTATCCTTCGATTTGGCACCAGTTCCCTCTGCAAATCCATCATCTCCCTGAACATAACTAG CTGCTCTGATGCCCAGAAAACTCCATGGATACCCCCTGGAACCACTCTGCAGTTTTACTCGAACCTACACAATGCTGAA ACCTCTTCTTGGGTGAATCTGGTATTGTGGTGTgtggtcttggtgctccaggtcGTGCAGTGGAAGTCTGAAGCCACCCCATACCGGCCTCTGGAGAGGGGGGACCCTGTGTGGAGCTCTGAGACAGATGCTCTTGTTGGGCCACGCCTTTCCCATTCCTGA
- the TAF6L gene encoding TAF6-like RNA polymerase II p300/CBP-associated factor-associated factor 65 kDa subunit 6L isoform X2, with translation MSEREERRFVEIPRESVRLMAESTGLELSDEVAALLAEDVCYRLREATQNSSQFMKHTKRRKLTVEDFNRALRWSSVEAVCGYGSQEALPLRPAREGELYFPEDREVNLVELALATNIPKGCAETAVRVHVSYLDGKGNLAPQGSVPSAVSSLTDDLLKYYQQVTRAVLGDDPQLMKVALQDLQTNSKIAALLPYFVYVVSGVKSVSHDLEQLHRLLQVARSLVRNPHLCLGPYVRSLVGSVLYCVLEPLAASINPLNDHWTLRDGAALLLSHIFWTHGDLVSGLYQQILLSLQKVLADPVRPLCSHYGAVVGLHALGWKAVERVLYPHLSTYWTNLQAVLDDYSVSNAQVKADGHKVYGAILVAVERLLKMKAQAAEPNKGGPGSRGCRRSDDLPWDSLLLQESPSGGSAEPGFGSGLLLPPGGVGPEAPSPSVTLADIYRELYAFFGDSLATRFGTGQPAPTAPRPPGDKKEPAAAPDSVRKMPQLTANAMVSPQGDESPRGGAPPSASAPTASESRPLPRVHRARGAPRQQGPGAGTRDVFQKSRFAPRGAPHFRFIIAGRQAGRRCRGRLFQTAFPAPYGPSPASRYVQKLPMIGRTGRPARRWALSDYSLYLPL, from the exons ATGTCTGAGCGAGAAGAGCGGCGGTTCGTGGAGATCCCTCGGGAGTCCGTCCGGCTCATGGCAGAGAGCACAGGCCTGGAGCTGAGCGATGAGGTGGCGGCCCTGCTCGCAGAGGACGTGTGCTACCGTCTCAGAGAGGCCACCCAG AATAGCTCTCAATTCATGAAACACACCAAACGGCGGAAGCTGACTGTCGAGGATTTCAACAGGGCCCTCAGATGGAGCAGTGTGGAG GCTGTGTGTGGTTATGGGTCCCAGGAGGCACTGCCCCTGCGCCCTGCCAGGGAGGGTGAGCTCTACTTCCCCGAGGACCGAGAGGTGAACCTGGTGGAGCTGGCCCTGGCCACCAACATCCCCAAAGGCTGCGCCGAGACAGCTGTGAGAG TTCATGTCTCCTACCTAGATGGCAAAGGGAACCTGGCCCCTCAAGGATCAG TGCCCAGCGCTGTGTCTTCACTGACTGACGACCTTCTCAAGTACTACCAGCAAGTGACTCGGGCTGTGCTGGGGGATGATCCACAGCTGATGAAG GTTGCTCTCCAGGACTTGCAGACCAACTCGAAGATTGCAGCACTCCTGCCATACTTTGTTTATGTGGTCAGTGGG GTGAAATCTGTAAGCCACGACCTGGAGCAGCTACACCGGCTCTTGCAAGTGGCACGGAGCCTAGTTCGGAACCCACACCTCTGCCTGGGGCCCTATGTCCGCTCCCTGGTAGGCAGTGTCCTCTACTGTGTCCTGGAGCCACTGGCTGCCTCCATCAACCCGCTGAATGACCACTGGACTCTGCGGGATGGAGCTGCCCTCCTGCTCAGCCACATTTTCTG GACTCATGGGGACCTTGTAAGTGGCCTCTATCAGCAGATCCTGCTCTCCCTGCAGAAGGTCTTGGCAGATCCTGTGAGGCCTCTCTGCTCTCACTACGGGGCTGTGGTGGGGCTGCACGCCCTTGGCTGGAAG GCAGTAGAGCGAGTCCTGTACCCACACCTGTCCACTTACTGGACAAATTTGCAGGCTGTGCTAGATGATTATTCAGTATCGAATGCCCAGGTTAAAGCAGATGGGCACAAAGTCTATGGAGCCATTCTG GTGGCCGTAGAACGACTGCTGAAGATGAAGGCCCAGGCAGCAGAGCCCAACAAGGGTGGGCCAGGCAGCAGGGGGTGCCGGCGCTCAGACGACCTGCCCTGGGACAGCCTTCTCCTGCAGGAGTCTCCCTCCGGGGGCAGCGCAGAGCCAGGCTTTGGGTCTGGTCTTCTGCTGCCGCCAGGAGGCGTGGGGCCGGAGGCTCCTTCCCCTTCGGTGACCCTGGCGGACATCTACCGGGAGCTCTACGCCTTCTTCGGTGACAGCTTGGCTACCCGCTTTGGCACGGGTCAGCCCGCGCCCACGGCCCCGCGGCCGCCTGGGGACAAGAAGGAGCCGGCGGCCGCCCCCGACTCGGTGCGGAAGATGCCGCAGCTGACCGCCAACGCCATGGTCAGCCCGCAGGGCGACGAGAGCCCCCGGGGCGGAGCCCCCCCATCGGCCTCTGCTCCCACCGCCTCTGAGAGCAGGCCGCTGCCGCGCGTGCACCGGGCGCGGGGGGCGCCCCGGCAGCAGGGCCCGGGCGCCGGCACCCGCGACGTCTTCCAGAAGAGCCGTTTCGCCCCGCGCGGTGCCCCTCACTTCCGTTTCATCATCGCCGGGCGGCAAGCAGGGAGGCGATGCCGCGGGCGCCTCTTCCAGACTGCCTTCCCCGCGCCGTACGGGCCCAGCCCGGCCTCCCGTTACGTGCAGAAGCTGCCCATGATCGGCCGCACCGGCCGCCCGGCCCGCCGCTGGGCGCTCTCGGACTACTCGCTGTACCTGCCGCTTTGA
- the TAF6L gene encoding TAF6-like RNA polymerase II p300/CBP-associated factor-associated factor 65 kDa subunit 6L isoform X1, giving the protein MQSSIGAMSEREERRFVEIPRESVRLMAESTGLELSDEVAALLAEDVCYRLREATQNSSQFMKHTKRRKLTVEDFNRALRWSSVEAVCGYGSQEALPLRPAREGELYFPEDREVNLVELALATNIPKGCAETAVRVHVSYLDGKGNLAPQGSVPSAVSSLTDDLLKYYQQVTRAVLGDDPQLMKVALQDLQTNSKIAALLPYFVYVVSGVKSVSHDLEQLHRLLQVARSLVRNPHLCLGPYVRSLVGSVLYCVLEPLAASINPLNDHWTLRDGAALLLSHIFWTHGDLVSGLYQQILLSLQKVLADPVRPLCSHYGAVVGLHALGWKAVERVLYPHLSTYWTNLQAVLDDYSVSNAQVKADGHKVYGAILVAVERLLKMKAQAAEPNKGGPGSRGCRRSDDLPWDSLLLQESPSGGSAEPGFGSGLLLPPGGVGPEAPSPSVTLADIYRELYAFFGDSLATRFGTGQPAPTAPRPPGDKKEPAAAPDSVRKMPQLTANAMVSPQGDESPRGGAPPSASAPTASESRPLPRVHRARGAPRQQGPGAGTRDVFQKSRFAPRGAPHFRFIIAGRQAGRRCRGRLFQTAFPAPYGPSPASRYVQKLPMIGRTGRPARRWALSDYSLYLPL; this is encoded by the exons ATGCAAAG ctccATCGGGGCCATGTCTGAGCGAGAAGAGCGGCGGTTCGTGGAGATCCCTCGGGAGTCCGTCCGGCTCATGGCAGAGAGCACAGGCCTGGAGCTGAGCGATGAGGTGGCGGCCCTGCTCGCAGAGGACGTGTGCTACCGTCTCAGAGAGGCCACCCAG AATAGCTCTCAATTCATGAAACACACCAAACGGCGGAAGCTGACTGTCGAGGATTTCAACAGGGCCCTCAGATGGAGCAGTGTGGAG GCTGTGTGTGGTTATGGGTCCCAGGAGGCACTGCCCCTGCGCCCTGCCAGGGAGGGTGAGCTCTACTTCCCCGAGGACCGAGAGGTGAACCTGGTGGAGCTGGCCCTGGCCACCAACATCCCCAAAGGCTGCGCCGAGACAGCTGTGAGAG TTCATGTCTCCTACCTAGATGGCAAAGGGAACCTGGCCCCTCAAGGATCAG TGCCCAGCGCTGTGTCTTCACTGACTGACGACCTTCTCAAGTACTACCAGCAAGTGACTCGGGCTGTGCTGGGGGATGATCCACAGCTGATGAAG GTTGCTCTCCAGGACTTGCAGACCAACTCGAAGATTGCAGCACTCCTGCCATACTTTGTTTATGTGGTCAGTGGG GTGAAATCTGTAAGCCACGACCTGGAGCAGCTACACCGGCTCTTGCAAGTGGCACGGAGCCTAGTTCGGAACCCACACCTCTGCCTGGGGCCCTATGTCCGCTCCCTGGTAGGCAGTGTCCTCTACTGTGTCCTGGAGCCACTGGCTGCCTCCATCAACCCGCTGAATGACCACTGGACTCTGCGGGATGGAGCTGCCCTCCTGCTCAGCCACATTTTCTG GACTCATGGGGACCTTGTAAGTGGCCTCTATCAGCAGATCCTGCTCTCCCTGCAGAAGGTCTTGGCAGATCCTGTGAGGCCTCTCTGCTCTCACTACGGGGCTGTGGTGGGGCTGCACGCCCTTGGCTGGAAG GCAGTAGAGCGAGTCCTGTACCCACACCTGTCCACTTACTGGACAAATTTGCAGGCTGTGCTAGATGATTATTCAGTATCGAATGCCCAGGTTAAAGCAGATGGGCACAAAGTCTATGGAGCCATTCTG GTGGCCGTAGAACGACTGCTGAAGATGAAGGCCCAGGCAGCAGAGCCCAACAAGGGTGGGCCAGGCAGCAGGGGGTGCCGGCGCTCAGACGACCTGCCCTGGGACAGCCTTCTCCTGCAGGAGTCTCCCTCCGGGGGCAGCGCAGAGCCAGGCTTTGGGTCTGGTCTTCTGCTGCCGCCAGGAGGCGTGGGGCCGGAGGCTCCTTCCCCTTCGGTGACCCTGGCGGACATCTACCGGGAGCTCTACGCCTTCTTCGGTGACAGCTTGGCTACCCGCTTTGGCACGGGTCAGCCCGCGCCCACGGCCCCGCGGCCGCCTGGGGACAAGAAGGAGCCGGCGGCCGCCCCCGACTCGGTGCGGAAGATGCCGCAGCTGACCGCCAACGCCATGGTCAGCCCGCAGGGCGACGAGAGCCCCCGGGGCGGAGCCCCCCCATCGGCCTCTGCTCCCACCGCCTCTGAGAGCAGGCCGCTGCCGCGCGTGCACCGGGCGCGGGGGGCGCCCCGGCAGCAGGGCCCGGGCGCCGGCACCCGCGACGTCTTCCAGAAGAGCCGTTTCGCCCCGCGCGGTGCCCCTCACTTCCGTTTCATCATCGCCGGGCGGCAAGCAGGGAGGCGATGCCGCGGGCGCCTCTTCCAGACTGCCTTCCCCGCGCCGTACGGGCCCAGCCCGGCCTCCCGTTACGTGCAGAAGCTGCCCATGATCGGCCGCACCGGCCGCCCGGCCCGCCGCTGGGCGCTCTCGGACTACTCGCTGTACCTGCCGCTTTGA
- the TMEM223 gene encoding transmembrane protein 223, protein MAALGRRWPARLYLTLQSLPARRALHDAAPPRAVLLFEHERGQFFAVLGLFCAGQGVFWASLAIAALARPPAYTRLPDAESPGRGRLDLRSALWRYGLAVGCGAIGTLVLGAGLLFSFRYVRSVMLHAGGKQVTLTTHAPFGWGARFTVPLNQVSCMAHRGEVPAMLPLKVKGRRFYFLLDKAGHFPNTKLFDNTVGAYRSL, encoded by the exons ATGGCGGCTCTCGGGCGGCGGTGGCCTGCGCGGCTGTATTTAACGCTGCAGTCCCTGCCCGCGCGTAGGGCCCTGCATGACGCGGCCCCGCCACGGGCCGTGCTGCTCTTCGAGCACGAACGGGGTCAATTCTTCGCCGTCCTCGGGCTGTTCTGCGCTGGCCAGGGCgtcttctgggcttccctagcCATTGCCGCCTTGGCCCGCCCCCCGGCCTACACTCGGCTTCCAGACGCCGAGTCCCCAGGCCGCGGCCGCCTAGACCTGCGCTCCGCGCTCTGGCGCTACGGCCTTGCCGTCGGCTGCGGCGCCATCG GTACTCTCGTACTTGGTGCtggtcttcttttttccttccgcTATGTGCGCTCAGTGATGCTACACGCTGGAGGGAAGCAAGTGACCCTCACCACTCATGCCCCCTTTGGCTGGGGTGCCCGTTTTACAGTTCCCTTGAACCAGGTATCCTGCATGGCCCACAGGGGTGAAGTCCCTGCCATGTTGCCTCTGAAGGTCAAAGGCCGACGATTCTACTTCCTCTTGGACAAAGCTGGACACTTCCCCAACACAAAACTCTTTGATAACACTGTGGGTGCCTACCGGAGCTTGTGA
- the TAF6L gene encoding TAF6-like RNA polymerase II p300/CBP-associated factor-associated factor 65 kDa subunit 6L isoform X3 has protein sequence MEQCGANTGCSSQVPSEGPGSPGIPPLLRTSGLPANIASVPWSVEHLFPPWIRPNRLFTQAVCGYGSQEALPLRPAREGELYFPEDREVNLVELALATNIPKGCAETAVRVHVSYLDGKGNLAPQGSVPSAVSSLTDDLLKYYQQVTRAVLGDDPQLMKVALQDLQTNSKIAALLPYFVYVVSGVKSVSHDLEQLHRLLQVARSLVRNPHLCLGPYVRSLVGSVLYCVLEPLAASINPLNDHWTLRDGAALLLSHIFWTHGDLVSGLYQQILLSLQKVLADPVRPLCSHYGAVVGLHALGWKAVERVLYPHLSTYWTNLQAVLDDYSVSNAQVKADGHKVYGAILVAVERLLKMKAQAAEPNKGGPGSRGCRRSDDLPWDSLLLQESPSGGSAEPGFGSGLLLPPGGVGPEAPSPSVTLADIYRELYAFFGDSLATRFGTGQPAPTAPRPPGDKKEPAAAPDSVRKMPQLTANAMVSPQGDESPRGGAPPSASAPTASESRPLPRVHRARGAPRQQGPGAGTRDVFQKSRFAPRGAPHFRFIIAGRQAGRRCRGRLFQTAFPAPYGPSPASRYVQKLPMIGRTGRPARRWALSDYSLYLPL, from the exons ATGGAGCAGTGTGGAG CGAATACCGGATGCTCCAGCCAAGTTCCCAGTGAAGGGCCTGGATCCCCGGGCATCCCCCCTCTTCTCAGGACCTCTGGACTTCCCGCAAACATAGCCTCCGTGCCCTGGTCAGTAGAGcacctcttccctccctggatTCGGCCCAATCGTCTCTTCACTCAGGCTGTGTGTGGTTATGGGTCCCAGGAGGCACTGCCCCTGCGCCCTGCCAGGGAGGGTGAGCTCTACTTCCCCGAGGACCGAGAGGTGAACCTGGTGGAGCTGGCCCTGGCCACCAACATCCCCAAAGGCTGCGCCGAGACAGCTGTGAGAG TTCATGTCTCCTACCTAGATGGCAAAGGGAACCTGGCCCCTCAAGGATCAG TGCCCAGCGCTGTGTCTTCACTGACTGACGACCTTCTCAAGTACTACCAGCAAGTGACTCGGGCTGTGCTGGGGGATGATCCACAGCTGATGAAG GTTGCTCTCCAGGACTTGCAGACCAACTCGAAGATTGCAGCACTCCTGCCATACTTTGTTTATGTGGTCAGTGGG GTGAAATCTGTAAGCCACGACCTGGAGCAGCTACACCGGCTCTTGCAAGTGGCACGGAGCCTAGTTCGGAACCCACACCTCTGCCTGGGGCCCTATGTCCGCTCCCTGGTAGGCAGTGTCCTCTACTGTGTCCTGGAGCCACTGGCTGCCTCCATCAACCCGCTGAATGACCACTGGACTCTGCGGGATGGAGCTGCCCTCCTGCTCAGCCACATTTTCTG GACTCATGGGGACCTTGTAAGTGGCCTCTATCAGCAGATCCTGCTCTCCCTGCAGAAGGTCTTGGCAGATCCTGTGAGGCCTCTCTGCTCTCACTACGGGGCTGTGGTGGGGCTGCACGCCCTTGGCTGGAAG GCAGTAGAGCGAGTCCTGTACCCACACCTGTCCACTTACTGGACAAATTTGCAGGCTGTGCTAGATGATTATTCAGTATCGAATGCCCAGGTTAAAGCAGATGGGCACAAAGTCTATGGAGCCATTCTG GTGGCCGTAGAACGACTGCTGAAGATGAAGGCCCAGGCAGCAGAGCCCAACAAGGGTGGGCCAGGCAGCAGGGGGTGCCGGCGCTCAGACGACCTGCCCTGGGACAGCCTTCTCCTGCAGGAGTCTCCCTCCGGGGGCAGCGCAGAGCCAGGCTTTGGGTCTGGTCTTCTGCTGCCGCCAGGAGGCGTGGGGCCGGAGGCTCCTTCCCCTTCGGTGACCCTGGCGGACATCTACCGGGAGCTCTACGCCTTCTTCGGTGACAGCTTGGCTACCCGCTTTGGCACGGGTCAGCCCGCGCCCACGGCCCCGCGGCCGCCTGGGGACAAGAAGGAGCCGGCGGCCGCCCCCGACTCGGTGCGGAAGATGCCGCAGCTGACCGCCAACGCCATGGTCAGCCCGCAGGGCGACGAGAGCCCCCGGGGCGGAGCCCCCCCATCGGCCTCTGCTCCCACCGCCTCTGAGAGCAGGCCGCTGCCGCGCGTGCACCGGGCGCGGGGGGCGCCCCGGCAGCAGGGCCCGGGCGCCGGCACCCGCGACGTCTTCCAGAAGAGCCGTTTCGCCCCGCGCGGTGCCCCTCACTTCCGTTTCATCATCGCCGGGCGGCAAGCAGGGAGGCGATGCCGCGGGCGCCTCTTCCAGACTGCCTTCCCCGCGCCGTACGGGCCCAGCCCGGCCTCCCGTTACGTGCAGAAGCTGCCCATGATCGGCCGCACCGGCCGCCCGGCCCGCCGCTGGGCGCTCTCGGACTACTCGCTGTACCTGCCGCTTTGA
- the NXF1 gene encoding nuclear RNA export factor 1, translating into MADEGKSYNEHDDRVSFPQRRKKGRGPFRWKYGEGNRRSGRGGSVVRSSRLEEDDRDVAMSDAQDVPRVRYAPYAARPSRRGDNWHERSRIHVTVPLRRDRAPPESGGAGTSQDGTSKSWFKITIPYGRKYDKSWLLSMIQSKCSIPFSPIEFHYENTRAQFFVEDASTASALKAVNYKILDRENRRISIIINSSPPPHTVQNELKPEQVEQLKLIMSKRYDGSQQALDLKGLRSDPDLVAQNIDVVLNRRSCMSATLRIIEENIPELLSLNLSNNKLYRLDDLSSIVQKAPNLKILNLSENELKSERDLEKIKGLKLEELWLIGNTLCDNFRDQSTYISAVRERFPKLLRLDGHELPPPISFDVEAPTVLPPCKGSYFGTETLKNLVLHFLQQYYAIYDSGDRQRLLDAYHDGACCSLSIPFTPQNPARSNLAEYFKDSRNVKKLKDPTLRFRLLKHTRLNVVAFLNELPKTQHDVSSFVVDISAQTSTLLCFSVNGVFKEVDGKSRDSLRAFTRTFVAVPGSSSGLCIVNDELFVRNASPDEIQRAFAMPAPTPSSSPVPTLSPEQQEMVQAFSTQSGMNLEWSQRCLQDNNWDYTTSAQAFTHLKAKGEIPEVAFMK; encoded by the exons ATGGCGGACGAGGGGAAGTCGTACAACG AGCACGATGATCGAGTTAGTTTCcctcaaagaagaaagaaaggccGGGGCCCTTTCCGGTGGAAGTATGGTGAGGGGAACCGGAGGTCTGGAAGAGGAGGTTCTGTGGTTCGGTCTTCCCGCCTTGAGGAAGATGACAGAGATGTGGCAATGAGCGATGCCCAGGATGTTCCCCGAGTACGATA cgCCCCCTATGCTGCACGACCCAGCCGTCGGGGTGATAACTGGCACGAGCGGTCTCGAATTCATGTTACTGTGCCTCTGCGGAGAGATCGGGCTCCTCCAGAGAGCGGAGGGGCTGGCACCAGCCAGGACGGGACCTCAAAGAGCTGGTTTAAGATTACA ATTCCTTATGGCAGGAAATATGACAAGTCGTGGCTCCTGAGCATGATTCAGAGCAAGTGCAGCATCCCTTTCTCTCCCATTGAG TTTCACTATGAAAACACACGGGCCCAGTTTTTTGTTGAGGACGCCAGTACTGCCTCTGCGTTGAAGGCTGTCAACTACAAGATTTTGGATCGGGAGAACCGCAGG ATATCCATCATCATCAActcctctcctccaccccacACTGTGCAGAACGAACTGAAGCCAGAACAAGTAGAGCAGCTAAAG CTGATCATGAGCAAACGATACGATGGCTCCCAACAAGCACTTGACCTCAAGGGCCTCCGTTCAGACCCAG ATTTGGTGGCCCAGAACATTGATGTTGTCCTGAATCGTAGAAGCTGTATGTCAGCCACCCTACGAATCATTGAAGAGAACATCCCTGAG CTGTTGTCCTTAAACTTGAGCAATAACAAGCTGTACAGGCTGGATGACTTGTCCAGCATTGTGCAGAAAGCACCCAATCTAAAGATCCTCAATCTTTCTGAAAATGAG CTAAAATCTGAGCGGGATTTGGAGAAGATAAAAGGGCTGAAGCTAGAAGAGCTGTGGCTTATCGGAAACACCCTGTGTGATAATTTTCGAGACCAGTCCACCTACATCAG CGCCGTTCGAGAGCGATTTCCCAAGTTATTACGCCTG GACGGCCATGAGTTACCCCCACCGATTTCCTTTGACGTTGAAGCCCCCACAGTGTTACCTCCCTGCAAG GGAAGCTACTTTGGAACAGAGACCCTGAAGAATCTGGTCCTGCACTTCTTGCAGCA GTACTATGCGATATATGACTCCGGAGACCGGCAGCGGCTCCTGGATGCCTACCACGATGGGGCCTGCTGCTCCCTGAGTATTCCTTTCACCCCCCAGAACCCTGCCCG AAGCAACTTAGCTGAGTACTTCAAGGATAGTAGGAATGTGAAGAAGCTTAAAGACCCTA CCCTGCGGTTCCGGCTGCTGAAGCACACACGTCTCAACGTCGTGGCCTTCCTCAATGAGTTGCCCAAAACTCAGCATGACGTCAGTTCCTTCGTGGTAGACATAAGCGCCCAGACA AGCACgttgctgtgtttttctgtcaaTGGAGTCTTCAAAGAAG TGGATGGAAAATCTCGGGACTCTTTGCGAGCCTTTACCCGGACGTTCGTCGCTGTTCCTGGCAGCAGTTCAGG GTTATGCATCGTAAATGATGAGCTGTTTGTGCGGAATGCCAGTCCTGATGAGATCCAAAGAGCCTTTGCCATGCCTGCACCCACACCTTCTTCCAGCCCAGTGCCCACCCTCTCCCCAGAGCAGCAGGAAATGGTGCAGGCATTCTCTACCCAGTCTGGCATGAACCTTGAGTGGTCCCAGAG GTGCCTTCAGGACAACAACTGGGACTACACCACATCTGCCCAGGCCTTCACTCATCTCAAG gcCAAAGGCGAGATCCCAGAAGTGGCGTTCATGAAGTGA